From a single Halobellus ruber genomic region:
- a CDS encoding winged helix-turn-helix transcriptional regulator — MIERIDNEVEMLERHLRVLRLVIRGEPIGIVQLAEELSIPDHKVRYSLRVLEEEGLIEPTDQGATTTQDLKGYVGRSNGRIDDLRERVAALAVDRGQDAEGDAAAADAHASEP, encoded by the coding sequence GTGATCGAACGAATCGACAACGAGGTCGAGATGCTGGAGCGGCACCTGCGGGTCCTTCGGCTGGTGATCCGTGGCGAGCCGATCGGGATCGTCCAGCTCGCCGAGGAGCTCTCGATCCCGGACCACAAGGTCCGGTACTCGCTGCGAGTGCTCGAAGAGGAGGGACTGATCGAACCCACGGACCAGGGAGCCACGACGACCCAGGACCTCAAGGGGTACGTCGGGCGGTCGAACGGTCGGATCGACGACCTCCGCGAGCGGGTCGCGGCGCTGGCGGTCGATCGGGGGCAGGACGCCGAGGGCGACGCGGCAGCCGCCGACGCGCACGCCTCCGAGCCGTAG
- the bcp gene encoding thioredoxin-dependent thiol peroxidase: MLAPGDPAPDFELSDHCGDPVSLSSYRGDYVVVYFYPRADTPGCTTEACGFRDAYGAFEERGVAVLGISDDPVEDLAPFAAEYDLPFRLLSDEDGSVASAYDSYGEKNMFGNTFDGVFRNTYVVGPDGTVVLAYEGVSPDGHAEAILDDLDDLGVDAA, translated from the coding sequence ATGCTTGCCCCCGGCGATCCCGCGCCCGACTTCGAGCTGTCCGACCACTGCGGCGACCCCGTGTCGCTGTCGTCGTACCGCGGCGACTACGTCGTCGTCTACTTCTACCCGCGGGCGGACACGCCCGGCTGTACGACCGAGGCGTGCGGCTTCCGCGACGCCTACGGGGCGTTCGAGGAGCGCGGCGTCGCCGTCCTCGGGATCAGCGACGACCCGGTCGAGGACCTCGCCCCGTTCGCCGCGGAGTACGACCTCCCGTTCCGGCTGCTGTCCGACGAGGACGGCAGCGTCGCGTCGGCGTACGACTCCTACGGCGAAAAGAACATGTTCGGCAACACGTTCGACGGCGTCTTCCGCAACACCTACGTCGTCGGCCCCGACGGGACGGTCGTCCTCGCGTACGAGGGCGTCTCCCCCGACGGGCACGCCGAGGCGATCCTGGATGATCTCGACGATCTCGGGGTGGACGCGGCGTAA